tggcttcattGTTGTCTCCAAATACATCTCTTGCAGTGGTGTCATACGTTTTAATCTGGAGGCTGTAATACAGGTGTTCCTTTGGTATTCAGCTACTGTTACGTTTTTGTATCCTAATCAAATTAGAACCCACCCCCAGAAAAGCTGAAGACCTAGTCCTTCTTTTTATTCCAAAATAAGGCAGAAGATATTAATGCAACATAGATAAGCTGTTGTATTAAGGTCTGTTTAAAGACGCTGCCTCCAAATTTCAGAGTTAGAGATAAAAGGGCTCCAGGATTTACATAATGGATTACACGTAATACCTGGTCTTTTCTGTTAGTGAaaagggaggaggcagagaagtcAGTTCGGTTCTTCCAGTTAGTtcaaaataaacatatatatattttccccttccctaatatttatatatttatatatataataatctATATAAAAATACTGGAGGAAGGGAAGAATGGTTTGATTGTGTCTTTCAAAGCAGTACATAGGTGCATGTATAACAGGGTAGATGAAACTAAAAAAACACTTAAAGTATCGGGAACTTCAGTAAGATAGTTCATGAAAGTCTCCTAAGAAAGGCTGCTGAAGAGCTTATTTTTACCCAAGACACTTTTACTCAACAAATTGTGGAATTATTGGGGCAAGGTTTGCATAAGTTTGATTAGATTTGATTAGATAGGTTTGAGTAGATTTCAGCTGTTCCTATTTACTCAGTGATGCTGAAAGTTGTGCAAGGAGGAGTTAAAATTTGTCATTTTGTCTATATATTAAGCACAATAGTTCTGTTGCTTGCGTTTTTATGTCTGTGCTGTATCATCTTACGTACCAAACGTTCAGCACTTCCTTGTGTGCTGTTCACAAGCAGTGCataatttttacttttgttgtGTTGTAAATTCCTATGTATTATCAGTTCCATGTGAGCAGACTGGTTTCCTAGCCAAAATATTCACGCTGTGTGTTTCAGTAGCCCTTCAGCTTGGCACACTGATACGCAGGTCTGTAGGCTAGATATATTGCAGTGCCTGGCAAGGAAGCGTTGTCAAATGTAGCAGCTTCGCTAGCCATGCCAGCATCGTATCTTGAATCTGTAAGAGCTAATAGATTATTAAGTGCCCATCtttgaaaattagaaaaatatactCACTGCTTAATTAAAGTAATTGCCTTAAAAGGGGAGAGAGTTTCAAAAAGCTGTTGTCAATTTAATTAACCCTGTAAAATCTCAAAAGAGATAGGGTGATTTCATGGACTTGCTAGTAGAGTGCTATCATCGGACtgcttgctttaaaaatgaatattggGCTATTCACTTTCAAATGTCCTGTCTCAAAGCTGGGCGGAAGACTAGTCAAACGGGTTATGCAGGCCTGGAAAGGGGGTTTCATTTATACAGACGTTATGAACCGGTTACGGATAAATGACTCTGTCAGGCTAGATCTATGGCAAAAGGGAAGTAGTGTTAGAAGTTATGGTTATTGAATAACCATGAAGCTGCTTCCTTGGTGTGCTAGATTTTTGTAGATAATTTTGTTTTATGGCTTTCTAAAAGTGATTTATGAGCTTTATGCACACGCTACCAGTGAAATTCTTTTGATTTGTGTAAGTGGCAAAGGGCACACCCTGCCTTAAAAACAGGACAAGGAAATTTTAACAGAAGACTTTGAAAAATTCCTGCTCTTATAAAAAGCACCAAAAGAACTTTAACCTATTACTTCAGAACTCGAAAGTAAAATAAAGCAACTCTAGTATTCCTAACAGTGCAGTAGCAGTCAGCCACGAGGCTGGGAAATAGCAAGATTAAAGCATAACGTGTTCAGGTTTGGAGACCAGTGGTGGAGTAGGGTGATTCTTTGGATGGAGGGAAATTTATAGTGTCTGCAAATGCTTTATAGCTTGGCCCTAACTTTGCAGTACACTCTTCTGGTTTACTTCTCTGTCAGCATCTCAGACTTAAGGGACAGATAGAAACTGAGGTTCTGAGGTGACTTCCTCAGAGATCCCATACCAGGTTAACAGTTTCAGGTCTGAATTGACAATTGAATTGTAATCTGAATAATAGCAATATCTGCCACTTCAAAATTGATGCGATCTAAAGTCTTTCTTGGAAGTAAGGCCCTTTAGAAAGGGTTGTGGTCTCTGAGAACTGTAAAACATTCACAGAAAGTCTCTCCCCTTTTCAGTTTCTAGATTTACTTGTCAACCTCAAGGGTTGAATGTCAGAAGGTGGAATCATCTAAGGGTAAAGCTTGTATAGTTGCTACCCAAGCAAGTAACCCAGCAGTGCATAAAGTGACAGATGTTTCGGTGAGCATGCTGACTGCCTGGACCTAAGTTCTTGGAATGACAAAGTACCTGTCCTCCAATGCACCTCCCAGTAGGAGGACAGGTAGATCCCAACATCTTATTTGGAAAGGTCTCAAAGTGCAGCACTGGATTCAATGTGGCTTTCCATTTAGAAGATGTGTAGGTGCAGGTCAATTGGGAGAAGCATTCCTGAGTTTTCCCACGTGGTTTTTTTGGAGAAGAGAACATTTAGGAAGACTGGATGGATTAAACTTTGGAGTGCTTTGAGCTGTAATTATTAGCTGTCAGTGAAAGCAGTAAATGCAAGGAGTCTGCTAACAAAGCAGCTCATTGCTTTGAGATGTTTGCgcttttcttataggaaatattttgtttaaaattcttGCTGTGGAGTTAAAACTTAGAAATGTGAAACAGTACTGTAATCTCTGATGGAACTATTCACTTGGATGGCGGCTCCTGATGTCCTGAGAGGATAGAAAGGATATTTTAATGATCATAATACTTGAATGAGACTCAGTTCCCAGAATGGTCATGATCTCTGATTCTGagaaaatcacatttaaaaacttttaattttacaAATAGTGGAAGCTAATCATAGAGATATAAATATTTGGGAGGTTCTGTGATACTTTCAAATCCATATAAATAATGGGTCTTAtcttaaatataaatatgtaagATAAAAGGGAAATGAATCCTCAGCTGCAGttccccatctcctgctctgaAAGCAAACAGGCAAATGACAAAGCAGAGCTCTGATAATATGGGATGAAAGTCTAAAGCCTGTTTTTGCTAATATATCCAAGATTAATTGATTCCATGTTGTAAACTAGGAAAAGCATTTTAGAAACAATTCTTTTTAGGCCACATTTGGGTTTCTATTCATCCTTCATTTAAGTTTATTAGACTTTGAGGGACCCTCTACAGCTGCTGTTGTAACTCCAATGTAAGCATGCGCTAACAAATGCAGAGCTTACTAATGATTCAGTTAATGAAAATGGTCCTTGCAGCAAAGCAGAAAATGACAAAGCAGTACATTTTGcaagtatatttttttcctcttcccattcGTGTGTTTTAATGGACATTGAACAATTTCAAGTATGCATGTGTTCTTCAGAACTTTTCCGAGAGAGATTTTGAAGACCCTACCTTGTTCATAGGATGTTCTTATTTTCTGAGATGAGACCTTTTTGTTGTATGTCGTTGCTTGGATGTCTGTCTTCCCCTGTTCCGGGGAGTTAGGATCCAAGAACTTGACTCCCAGGTAGGCTTATGGTACTGATTTTGATGTAAACCAGGTGGGGTTACAAATACAAATTTTATTATTAGGAGTATTTTAGTTTGTACAAGCAATGGCTTCTCTAGCTACATTAGTATCCCCCTAGCGAACAGCAGGAATCAGTGTGGTCTGAAGCAGTTTGACGCCTCAACCTATTTTCAGCAAATCTAATGGCTTAGGCTAGAAGCCTGCGGCGTCTGTTCCCATACAACAATGCAACTGCACCAGGAAATCAAGCTGCTGGATATGAATTGTGGAAAGACTGCTGTGCAGCTGCTTGATGTTGCGCATTGAATGAGGCATGTGGGATGCATTCATGTAAATACTGAATGTACTGTAAGGCTCTGCATGTTTTACAGGAGGGTTTCTTTGGCCACGTTTGAGTTTTCATCTTGAAACACGGTAGACAGCTTAATGCTAGGAAATGGTGCATCAATATTTGTAATGAACAAATAGTACGCAGTATTTCCAATTTTAAAAATGGGAAGGGATTCCAACAGTGTTCTGTTTTTTGTACAGCAAAATGCACAAGAGTTTCCTATGCTTCTGCAGCAGGTGGAACAAAACCAGTGAGCCGCAATTGATCCCCAACACGCATACAAACTCCGGATTTCTTCAGTGAAAGTGCTCTTAGAAAGTTCAAAAGCCTAGGATATCTTCCCATTCAGCCACTGCAATATGCATATTGAAAAGGGTTTTACAAAACAAGTCATTCTTTTATCATTGCATTTAATCTTTTCTCAGTATCCGCAGAGATCTGTGAGTTCAGAAGTTGCCCTTTCTCTAAATAAAGGATTATGCTTTCCTTAATATTGATATTTATGTTGTTTCCCAAAGAAGATAGGATCTGAATTTCAGTGAAAACGGAATATTAGATTAAAGCTTGTGAACTTGTTTTGCTAGGATCACTTGAACTGCTTTAAACAGACGATTACCAGTTAGTATCCTTGTCTCTAGATGTGTGggtttttggttttcctttttcagggaaAAGCCATGTCTGACTTTCTGGTGAAAGTTATGTTAACTTCAGGCATGTTaggtacttctttttctttctggcttTGGAAAGCTCTCTGATCTCATGATGAAAAACTATGACTGCAACACTTATTcagtggggttttgggggggatttttagGAGTGACCATTTGAAACCTCTAACCTAGTATGCTTGCCAAACTTCTGGTTTCCCAAAGTCCTCTGCTTTCTTGGTTTTAGGAGGAACCGAAAAGGGTTTGTTTCACATATGACCTGTTCTTAAATTTGGAGGGAAATCCACCTGTGAACCACCTTCGTTGTGAGAAACTGACTTTCAACAACCCCACCAAGGAATTCAGACGCAAACTTATTAAGGCTGGAGGGGTAAGTGCTGGGGGGATCGGAGATCTGAAGAGGTTTTGTTAAAATCTGTAGTCTTACTGTTTCTTTTTACCTGCAGCCCAGCAGGCTACAGTTCTCTACGTTCATCTAAAGAGATGACCCTGCCCGTTTTTGCTTCTGATAATGTAACTGCAGCACTAGAAGCAGAACTAAGCCATAGCTTGTGTGATTGgtacttctttatttttaatttaagtatGACTGTTAATACTAAGGCAGTAAAACCTCTGCAGAAATGGAGAGCTTGTGAATGGTGCACGCGGTCCATCAGGCAGTTAGAGCTACCTGTGACCTCTCTAGTGTCATGAAATGTGTCAGTATAGAAGAGTTCACGAAAAGGAAGAGGCTTCCAGTGTGTTCCTGATTTGTCTTGGCCACAGGAAAGCTTAATACTTAGCACTTCTTGGTCAATTTATGTCCTCCAAACCTGGAATCAACTGCTGTTGGCTTAGATaataaaaattaaggaaaagtGTTAGAATTTAGAGTAAAAATAACTTTGAGGAGAAAAAATAGATATACTCTTAAAGGCACAATAAGGATGTAGGTTGCTACAGTGGATAAATTACTACTACGAGGAAATTAAGATGCAGTGGTAGACTAAAGAAATTACCTTCAAGTAACTCTACAAGATCTAGGCTATTTAGTACCAGTCACAATGTGCATGAAATTATTAACCAGTCCGAGGATATCATGATGGTATTCTGGGCACCCCCATATATGATAATGTATAGTTCCATTCCGTTCAAGGACCTTATTCAACATAGGCTTAATTGCTGgcaatattttcttctgaaaagcatCTTTTCAGCCTGAACAATATTTAAAAGAAGAGGGGGGAGGTGGAACTTATGTGAGGAGGTTTGTCAGTAGTAAGTTGTGAGAGTGGCAAGCTGATCTGTGCAGATCTTCATCAGTAgtccagtgcttttctgcttaGGGAACAAAGAAGAAGGTGCTTATTTCAGCCATGAGATGGCTAGACCATAATTTACTTATTAGGATTTTGGTCATGCGTTATAGTGTTCtttaaatatcaaaatgtttcatCTGTGAATCTCTTCTGATGCCATTCATCTAAAATCTTCTTGACTCCATACTCCATCTACAAAAGTTAGGGAATACATTTTTCAACCAGACTTTTTGGTGGCATTACTTTGAATATAGGGAAGGTAAGAAGGAAGGCTGTGTCATGGAGGTCCACACTTTGTGTTAAGATCTTGTCAAGAGATAGTCCCAtggattttagttttttttcccccaaagtgaaTCCAGCTTCTCCCACATTGATGGCATCTTGCGCATTCCTTCTGGATTTACTTTGCTTCCAAACTGTTTGAAGAATAAGAGCATTTGCAGTAGAACATACAGTTCTTGTCCATAGCTCTGTTGCCTGCTTGTGCTCAGAATATCAGAGTTCCCTTTGGGAATGACGCTTGATATTACATCTTGCCtttcattctttgtttttaatgttctgtATTTCAGGCATTGCCTTGGGACTGAGCATCTTAACTGGAATTATATAGACAATATCTTTTATGGCCTTTAAGGGGAGAAAAGATCTAAAAGATGAATAATAGTGCGTTTCTTGAGCAAGTGACTTAAGATAAGCATGTGTTAATAGTCAATGTTACTTTACTCCTACataatttttctcctctttgttaCTAGGTGATGGTAATGccagaaggagcagaaactgTTTCAAGGCCAAGTCCTGATTATCCTATGTTACCCACAATACCACTCTCCGCCTTCTCTGATCCCAAGAAAACCAAACCATCCCACGGGTCAAAGGTCAGTGAAGTTTGCTTTTCAGTCATCCTGAGGTGAAGTCTTTCAGGACTCTGCTACTGAGAACTTGTTTAGCAGCTGCTTGTGGCTACTTCTTATTCTGAAAACTTCCCTTGTACTCTGTGGTTGAGTCTTTGGGCAATCCGTATtgtcctttctttcctgcagtttcTTCCTGGTTAGAGCATCGATTTTCCTAGTAATTAACAGGGGACATGCAGTCATCAGCAGAAATTGTCATCTTGTGTAAGCTTGAAATAAGAACATCTGTCTAGGATGTTTCTTCTCTTGCTCTCTAGCAATAAAGAGGCCTCCTAAATTTAGACTTCTCTGTAGggaaattttaaaagagaaataaatgccCAAGACTGGGTCTCTCTGGTCAACCAAATCTTGCTACTGAACTGGTACGGCAGATAAAGTTGCATTAAGTCCTCGCTGATTGTTCTGGCTTCTGTCCATGATGCTGAAGATGAAATACATGAGTCTCTTGCTGTCTGTCATGTAGAGCTGTGTTCTAAGTCCTGGGGGATTTCAATTTCTTAGCAGCAAGGCTAAGTATAGAGTCAATGTTTCATCTATCGGTAGAACTACAGGGATAGTGGTGTAAAGAGCAAAATATATGCTATGCTTGGTGAAACTAGTGATTTCAAGATTTGATGTTTGCCTCTAGCTATATCTAGTTCCTGAGACTTCAGAAGAAGCTTAAGTTTTTTCCTTTCGCTTGTCTGATGAAACTACCTTTGTGTAATTGCACATAGGAGGAACAATTCTCTTGATATTCACAGGCAGTGTGATTTGAAGCAGATTATGTATGCTTTATCAGTCTGAACAGTCACAAATATTAACAGCAATTCATTTTATAGCGTAATTCAATTCTGATACCTGTTTTCTTCAGGGCTCTGAACTTTTATTACGCTTTGGCCATGTCTTCTGATCTTGATATTGTAGAAGAGAATAAAGATGGCTTGTCTGTTAGTGGCTGATTTAATTTTTGAATTAAGCATTAGAAAAcggagaagggagaaaaacaaaggctACATGAGCTCTGGTGAAAATTGCCGGTGGCTAAAGAAACGGCTGtctcctgcttcccttcctccagATTGCCCTCAAAGGTGCACATGTGTTTGTATCTCAACCTGTCCGGTTCATATTCCAGTGTTCCCCTGCAAGACTTGTGTCTATAAGTGTTCTGAGGTCATATAAGTTGCAAAGGGAAGTACTCCTTTGGCATTGTGTATACCTGTCTTCTAGGATAGGCAGGGTCCAAATGATTGCTGTCTCAGTGCTCTAATTAAGGTTGATAAATGCCTGCTGTTATCAGAGACTTTGGCTCTCTTGTGGTTGGGGGGGAATTGAGTGTTTTTGCCAAGATGCAGTTTGGCTGACATGGTGAGTTCAGGGCTAGGTTGCCAACATAACTTGCTTTTGCTGTGGACATGATTTAATCTAATAGCTCTCTTCAgttgactgtttttttccccctaaagctTGTGTGTACTGAAGGAATGGTATAGTATAACTTTGTGTAAGACAACTTGACTGGGTTCCCTCTTATCTGGCTGTAGACATCTACCCTGTAGATGAAATCTGAGCTAAACATCTAGCCTCCCTATATAGACCATGCAAAGGAACAGGCATTTCTGAAGCATGTTCCATCCTGTCCTGAAGCAGATGTTTAAGTGCCTAGTGTCGATTTCTGTCCATCAACTGTAAGGCTATctagatgcctacctcaggggtAGATAAGTTATAGACATCTGTGGGTGGATGTCTACTTGAAACAAATGCTTCTGTGATTTATCAAAATGTGTTGTATAGTTCTGTGCAGAGTTTCAGTTTTTTACCTAGCTTGTGTGTTTCTGTTGCTGAATTTTAGGATGCAAACAAGGAAAGCAGTAAGGCATCCAAGCCACACAAAGTAACCAAGGAGCACAGAGAGAGACCAAGGAAAGATTCTGAGAGCAAAAACTCCTCCAAAGACCttgaaagagaacaaaacaagCCTTTGAAAGACTCCTCCAGAAAACCAACTGAGAACAAACTGCCTAAGGAGGAGAAGGCACCTCCAAAAGCTGCTTTCAAGGAACCAAAACTGGCCGTGAAGGAGACCAAACCGGAGAACACTTCTCCAAAGGGTGGGCCGCAGCCGGAGTTAAAGTCTTCCAGCAAGAGGCCCTCCAATGTGGAGTCACCAAAGCCTAgtgccaaaaaacaaaaaaagagcagcTCCAAAGGGGTAAAGAATATCCTAGGGACATCTCCCAGAACCTCGTCTTCCTCGTACCCAGAGAAGAAACAAACCAAGGAGAAGATGAATGCCAAAGTGGAAAAGGTAAAATCTGAAAGTGAGGCCAAGGAGATCAAAAAGCCTGTGGAAATGGAGGAGTCAAATTCAGAGGATGAGACTTCTTTCAAGTCAGAGGTGAGCATGGGTTCATCCTTTGTCAGAATTTTTGAGCAAGCTGATTAAATCGCTGCATGAAAAACGTCTTCAAAAATACTCCCTCAGACAAGACAGAAAACCAGACTGGCAAATGCTTAGGCATGGTTGTATCTCAAAACTCTTTGAAAATCCTATCAGTATTATCATTACTGCTGCCTGCTTTACCTCTTGTTTCACATGTGCACTTCTATTCAGATTTATCTGCAAGCTGTTATCTAAATGTCAGAATTTAAGGTTATGGTCTC
This is a stretch of genomic DNA from Apteryx mantelli isolate bAptMan1 chromosome 30, bAptMan1.hap1, whole genome shotgun sequence. It encodes these proteins:
- the MLLT1 gene encoding protein ENL isoform X3 codes for the protein MLCISKTEQITYYVLTSVLKQCTVQVKLELGHRAQLRKKPTTEGFTHDWMVFVRGPEQCDIQHFVERVVFRLHESFPKPKRVCKEPPYKVEESGYAGFIMPIEVHFKNKEEPKRVCFTYDLFLNLEGNPPVNHLRCEKLTFNNPTKEFRRKLIKAGGVMVMPEGAETVSRPSPDYPMLPTIPLSAFSDPKKTKPSHGSKDANKESSKASKPHKVTKEHRERPRKDSESKNSSKDLEREQNKPLKDSSRKPTENKLPKEEKAPPKAAFKEPKLAVKETKPENTSPKGGPQPELKSSSKRPSNVESPKPSAKKQKKSSSKGVKNILGTSPRTSSSSYPEKKQTKEKMNAKVEKVKSESEAKEIKKPVEMEESNSEDETSFKSESVQSSPSNSSSSSDSSSDSDFEPSQNHSQGPLRSMVEDLQSEESDDDDSSSGEEAAVKANPVSRDSRLSLSDSDSDNSADSCLPSREPPPGQKLPPANNKVLHPACPYNAAFHQSRFLYYVQSVVLILACTKASLFHCLHQTGIWKKKPRVL